A region from the Cellvibrio sp. PSBB006 genome encodes:
- a CDS encoding DUF4426 domain-containing protein produces MLLLPALASQAQTDQLKPVETSQKFGNYTVHFSTFNSTFISPEIAQIYGLTRASNQTLINISLTQTVDGKTTLGLPARVSGTATNLIQQQRTLEFKTIAEGDATYYLAPLRHTNEEVINFAVQVQAETESAPFTVRFTRNLHTEE; encoded by the coding sequence ATGCTGTTGCTACCCGCTCTGGCAAGCCAGGCTCAAACCGACCAACTGAAACCCGTGGAAACCTCACAAAAATTTGGCAATTACACGGTCCATTTCAGCACGTTTAACAGCACGTTTATCAGCCCCGAGATTGCGCAGATTTACGGGCTGACACGCGCGAGCAATCAAACGTTGATTAACATTAGCCTCACCCAAACTGTCGACGGAAAAACCACCTTGGGTTTGCCCGCCAGGGTGAGCGGTACGGCGACCAATCTAATCCAACAACAACGCACGCTGGAATTCAAAACCATTGCTGAAGGTGATGCGACTTATTACCTTGCGCCGCTGCGTCACACCAACGAAGAAGTGATTAATTTTGCCGTGCAAGTGCAGGCTGAAACCGAGTCTGCGCCGTTTACCGTGCGTTTTACCCGTAACCTGCACACTGAAGAGTGA
- a CDS encoding DUF4168 domain-containing protein, with translation MFKMIKQPLAILSVTAGLCVAPVALAETAPQTTTPTAPATQAQPQLSEEKVDKFVTAYVEVQKINQEYSEQLQSTEVPEKATELQQEAQTKMQEAVTDTGLTIPEYQQIASRAGQDQNLRSRIQEKMAN, from the coding sequence ATGTTCAAGATGATCAAGCAACCACTGGCAATTCTTTCCGTGACGGCCGGTTTGTGCGTAGCACCTGTAGCCTTGGCTGAAACCGCTCCGCAAACTACCACGCCCACTGCGCCAGCGACCCAGGCGCAACCGCAGCTCAGTGAAGAGAAAGTGGATAAGTTCGTGACGGCCTACGTGGAAGTGCAGAAGATCAACCAGGAATACAGCGAGCAGTTGCAATCTACTGAAGTGCCTGAAAAGGCTACCGAGCTGCAGCAAGAGGCTCAAACCAAGATGCAGGAAGCGGTGACTGATACTGGGTTGACTATCCCTGAATATCAGCAGATCGCCAGCCGTGCGGGCCAAGACCAAAACCTGCGCTCTCGCATCCAGGAAAAAATGGCTAATTAA